One segment of Chionomys nivalis chromosome 3, mChiNiv1.1, whole genome shotgun sequence DNA contains the following:
- the Ddx51 gene encoding ATP-dependent RNA helicase DDX51 isoform X1 has product MALFHVARYAGPEASGLGDVEVEAGSRARVLLERLQNRARERQQQEPKPEPAGEAVEAAGRRRRRPRRRRGCSVAQSPEAPRAKRQKADYGVHAGGPCGRDVDGAWRLFPGCAAGLMSPLLLCRAGRGEESPRELNTDLEDSVEKPPEEAPRPPAPGPVLGDFARRKTPKVQPFLPAWLAKPSCVKKSVTEDLTPIEDIHEVHPDLQKQLRANGISSYFPVQAAVIPALLESADSGFLVGRGGYQPSDLCVSAPTGSGKTLAFVVPVVQALLHRVVCHIRALVVLPTKELAQQVSKVFNIYTDTTPLRVALVTGQKSLAKEQESLVQKTVDGYRCLADIVVATPGRLVDHIDQTPGFSLQQLRFLIIDEADRMIDSMHQSWLPRVVAAAFYSAGPSGSCALLQRTQPQAVTAASTCSPQMPLQKLLFSATLTQNPEKLQRLGLYQPRLFSTKLGHSGPKDTVEMDGNFGGKYTFPVGLTHHYVPCKLSSKPLIVLHLVLGMNFSRALCFTNSRENSHRLFLLTQAFGGVSVAEFSSRYGPGQRKKILKQFEQGKIQLLISTDATARGIDVQGVELVINYDAPQYLRTYVHRVGRTARAGKTGQAFTLLLKVQERKFLQMISEAGVPEVAHHEITRELLQPLVPHYEMALSQLEKIVKEEQKLKMA; this is encoded by the exons ATGGCACTATTCCACGTAGCGCGGTACGCAGGCCCGGAGGCTTCCGGACTGGGGGATGTAGAGGTAGAGGCGGGTAGCCGGGCACGAGTGCTGCTCGAGCGGCTGCAGAACCGAGCCCGTGAGCGGCAGCAGCAGGAACCGAAGCCTGAACCCGCCGGGGAGGCCGTGGAAGCGGCAGGCAGGCGGCGTCGACGGCCCCGGCGGCGGCGTGGCTGCTCTGTGGCTCAGAGCCCGGAGGCCCCTAGGGCGAAGCGGCAGAAAGCGGACTACGGTGTGCATGCAGGTGGGCCATGTGGCCGAGATGTGGACGGGGCTTGGAGGCTTTTTCCTGGGTGCGCTGCGGGGTTAATGTCCCCTCTGTTGTTGTGTCGCGCAGGGAGAGGCGAAGAGTCGCCTAGAGAGCTCAACACCGACTTAGAGGACTCAGTTGAGAAGCCCCCAGAGGAGGCCCCGAGACCCCCGGCTCCAGGGCCTGTGCTGGGGGACTTTGCAAGAAGGAAGACACCAAAG gTCCAGCCTTTCCTGCCAGCATGGCTGGCAAAGCCAAGCTGTGTCAAGAAGAGCGTCACTGAGGATCTTACTCCTATCGAAGACATCCATGAGGTTCACCCTGACTTGCAGAAGCAGCTGAGGGCTAATGGCATCTCTTCCTACTTTCCAG TCCAGGCAGCTGTGATTCCTGCCCTCTTGGAGAGTGCAGATAGTGGGTTTCTAGTAGGCAGAGGTGGATACCAACCTAGTGACCTCTGTGTGTCTGCCCCAACGGGCAGTGGGAAAACACTGGCATTTGTTGTCCCTGTGGTACAA GCCCTGCTGCATCGAGTGGTCTGCCACATCCGTGCACTGGTTGTGCTTCCTACTAAGGAACTGGCCCAACAG GTGAGCAAAGTATTTAACATCTACACGGATACCACACCTCTGCGGGTTGCTTTGGTGACTGGACAGAAGTCACTGGCCAAGGAGCAGGAGAGCCTTGTCCAGAAGAC GGTAGATGGTTACCGATGCCTGGCTGATATTGTGGTGGCCACACCTGGCCGCCTGGTGGACCACATTGACCAGACCCCAGGATTCAGCCTCCAGCAGCTCCGCTTCCTG ATCATTGATGAGGCTGACCGGATGATAGACAGCATGCaccagtcctggctgcccagagtGGTGGCAGCAGCCTTCTACAGTGCAGGCCCCTCAGGCTCCTGTGCCCTGCTCCAGAGGACACAGCCCCAGGCTGTGACTGCTGCCAG CACTTGCTCTCCCCAGATGCCTCTACAGAAGTTATTGTTCTCAGCCACACTGACCCAGAACCCTGAGAAGCTGCAGCGGCTTGGCCTCTACCAGCCAAGGCTTTTTTCCACAAAGCTGGGACACAGTGGCCCTAAAGACACAGTTGAGATGGATGGAAACTTTGGGGGGAAGTACACCTTCCCTGTGGGGCTCACG CACCACTATGTACCCTGTAAACTCAGCTCGAAGCCACTTATTGTCTTACACCTGGTCCTTGGGATGAACTTCTCTAGGGCCCTTTGCTTCACTAACTCTCGAGAGAATTCCCACAG ACTCTTCCTGTTAACACAAGCTTTTGGGGGTGTGAGTGTGGCTGAATTCTCCTCCCGCTATGGACCtggccaaaggaaaaaaatcttgaagCAGTTTGAACAGGGAAAGATCCAGCT CCTTATCAGTACAGATGCTACTGCTCGAGGCATCGACGTGCAGGGTGTGGAGCTGGTGATCAACTATGATGCCCCCCAGTACCTACGAACTTATGTGCATAG GGTTGGGAGAACAGCCCGAGCTGGAAAAACAGGCCAGGCCTTCACACTTCTCCTGAAAGTGCAG GAAAGGAAGTTCCTCCAGATGATATCAGAAGCTGGGGTGCCTGAGGTGGCACACCATGAGATCACCAGGGAGCTCCTGCAGCCCCTGGTCCCTCATTACGAGATGGCCTTGTCTCAGCTGGAGAAGATTGTCAAG GAAGAGCAAAAGCTGAAGATGGCCTAG
- the Ddx51 gene encoding ATP-dependent RNA helicase DDX51 isoform X2, translating into MALFHVARYAGPEASGLGDVEVEAGSRARVLLERLQNRARERQQQEPKPEPAGEAVEAAGRRRRRPRRRRGCSVAQSPEAPRAKRQKADYGVHAGRGEESPRELNTDLEDSVEKPPEEAPRPPAPGPVLGDFARRKTPKVQPFLPAWLAKPSCVKKSVTEDLTPIEDIHEVHPDLQKQLRANGISSYFPVQAAVIPALLESADSGFLVGRGGYQPSDLCVSAPTGSGKTLAFVVPVVQALLHRVVCHIRALVVLPTKELAQQVSKVFNIYTDTTPLRVALVTGQKSLAKEQESLVQKTVDGYRCLADIVVATPGRLVDHIDQTPGFSLQQLRFLIIDEADRMIDSMHQSWLPRVVAAAFYSAGPSGSCALLQRTQPQAVTAASTCSPQMPLQKLLFSATLTQNPEKLQRLGLYQPRLFSTKLGHSGPKDTVEMDGNFGGKYTFPVGLTHHYVPCKLSSKPLIVLHLVLGMNFSRALCFTNSRENSHRLFLLTQAFGGVSVAEFSSRYGPGQRKKILKQFEQGKIQLLISTDATARGIDVQGVELVINYDAPQYLRTYVHRVGRTARAGKTGQAFTLLLKVQERKFLQMISEAGVPEVAHHEITRELLQPLVPHYEMALSQLEKIVKEEQKLKMA; encoded by the exons ATGGCACTATTCCACGTAGCGCGGTACGCAGGCCCGGAGGCTTCCGGACTGGGGGATGTAGAGGTAGAGGCGGGTAGCCGGGCACGAGTGCTGCTCGAGCGGCTGCAGAACCGAGCCCGTGAGCGGCAGCAGCAGGAACCGAAGCCTGAACCCGCCGGGGAGGCCGTGGAAGCGGCAGGCAGGCGGCGTCGACGGCCCCGGCGGCGGCGTGGCTGCTCTGTGGCTCAGAGCCCGGAGGCCCCTAGGGCGAAGCGGCAGAAAGCGGACTACGGTGTGCATGCAG GGAGAGGCGAAGAGTCGCCTAGAGAGCTCAACACCGACTTAGAGGACTCAGTTGAGAAGCCCCCAGAGGAGGCCCCGAGACCCCCGGCTCCAGGGCCTGTGCTGGGGGACTTTGCAAGAAGGAAGACACCAAAG gTCCAGCCTTTCCTGCCAGCATGGCTGGCAAAGCCAAGCTGTGTCAAGAAGAGCGTCACTGAGGATCTTACTCCTATCGAAGACATCCATGAGGTTCACCCTGACTTGCAGAAGCAGCTGAGGGCTAATGGCATCTCTTCCTACTTTCCAG TCCAGGCAGCTGTGATTCCTGCCCTCTTGGAGAGTGCAGATAGTGGGTTTCTAGTAGGCAGAGGTGGATACCAACCTAGTGACCTCTGTGTGTCTGCCCCAACGGGCAGTGGGAAAACACTGGCATTTGTTGTCCCTGTGGTACAA GCCCTGCTGCATCGAGTGGTCTGCCACATCCGTGCACTGGTTGTGCTTCCTACTAAGGAACTGGCCCAACAG GTGAGCAAAGTATTTAACATCTACACGGATACCACACCTCTGCGGGTTGCTTTGGTGACTGGACAGAAGTCACTGGCCAAGGAGCAGGAGAGCCTTGTCCAGAAGAC GGTAGATGGTTACCGATGCCTGGCTGATATTGTGGTGGCCACACCTGGCCGCCTGGTGGACCACATTGACCAGACCCCAGGATTCAGCCTCCAGCAGCTCCGCTTCCTG ATCATTGATGAGGCTGACCGGATGATAGACAGCATGCaccagtcctggctgcccagagtGGTGGCAGCAGCCTTCTACAGTGCAGGCCCCTCAGGCTCCTGTGCCCTGCTCCAGAGGACACAGCCCCAGGCTGTGACTGCTGCCAG CACTTGCTCTCCCCAGATGCCTCTACAGAAGTTATTGTTCTCAGCCACACTGACCCAGAACCCTGAGAAGCTGCAGCGGCTTGGCCTCTACCAGCCAAGGCTTTTTTCCACAAAGCTGGGACACAGTGGCCCTAAAGACACAGTTGAGATGGATGGAAACTTTGGGGGGAAGTACACCTTCCCTGTGGGGCTCACG CACCACTATGTACCCTGTAAACTCAGCTCGAAGCCACTTATTGTCTTACACCTGGTCCTTGGGATGAACTTCTCTAGGGCCCTTTGCTTCACTAACTCTCGAGAGAATTCCCACAG ACTCTTCCTGTTAACACAAGCTTTTGGGGGTGTGAGTGTGGCTGAATTCTCCTCCCGCTATGGACCtggccaaaggaaaaaaatcttgaagCAGTTTGAACAGGGAAAGATCCAGCT CCTTATCAGTACAGATGCTACTGCTCGAGGCATCGACGTGCAGGGTGTGGAGCTGGTGATCAACTATGATGCCCCCCAGTACCTACGAACTTATGTGCATAG GGTTGGGAGAACAGCCCGAGCTGGAAAAACAGGCCAGGCCTTCACACTTCTCCTGAAAGTGCAG GAAAGGAAGTTCCTCCAGATGATATCAGAAGCTGGGGTGCCTGAGGTGGCACACCATGAGATCACCAGGGAGCTCCTGCAGCCCCTGGTCCCTCATTACGAGATGGCCTTGTCTCAGCTGGAGAAGATTGTCAAG GAAGAGCAAAAGCTGAAGATGGCCTAG
- the Noc4l gene encoding nucleolar complex protein 4 homolog: MDRPLASAGSRGELGRLLQAVLTSRGQANAVFDILAVLQSEDPEDIQEGVRTCSQLFGTLLEREELFVGSLPREDGVLAGSQGATHKYKVWMRHRYHSCCNRLEELLTHPSFQVKELALKTLMKFVKLEGAKPLEKPQWESHYLFPRTLFRAVVGGLLTPEDDHSLLISQFCEYLEYDDIRYHTMQAATSTVAQATSQQSEASPTFWNNAFMLLSAVNLPLQEHDLTKFYVKHTETSDKWKVIHLKEHRKAFQEMWLGFLKHKLPLSLYKKVLVAMHDSILPHLAQPTLMIDFLTSACDVGGAISLLALNGLFILIHKHNLEYPDFYQKLYGLLDPSIFHVKYRARFFHLADLFLSSSHLPAYLVAAFAKRLARLALTAPPEALLMVLPFICNLLRRHPACRVMVHCPQGIELDADPYDPIEKDPVRSHALESCLWELQTLQQHYHPEVSRAAGVINQVLSVPEVSIAPLLELTAYEIFEQDLKKKAPGSVPLEFIPSKGLLGRQDHLCTQFFTLT; encoded by the exons ATGGATCGTCCCCTGGCTTCGGCGGGCTCCCGTGGGGAGCTTGGCCGTCTACTACAGGCGGTGCTAACGAGCCGCGGCCAGGCCAACGCGGTGTTTGACATCCTGGCTGTACTTCAG TCCGAGGACCCTGAGGATATCCAGGAAGGAGTGCGTACGTGCAGCCAACTCTTCGGTACCTTGCTGGAGCGGGAAGAGCTCTTCGTGGGCTCGCTGCCACGCGAGGACGGGGTCCTGGCAG GATCCCAGGGagccacacacaaatacaaagtttGGATGAGACACCGCTATCACAGCTGCTGTAATCGCCTGGAGGAGCTCCTGACCCATCCCTCCTTCCAAGTCAAG gagCTGGCCCTCAAGACACTCATGAAGTTTGTAAAGCTGGAAGGAGCGAAACCCCTGGAGAAGCCCCAGTGGGAAAGTCACTACCTCTTCCCCCGCACACTCTTTAGG GCAGTGGTAGGAGGCCTGCTCACACCCGAGGATGACCATAGCCTGCTTATCTCCCAGTTTTGCGAATACTTGGAATATGATGATATCCGGTACCACACAATGCAGGCGGCCACAAGCACTGTAGCCCAAGCCACCAGCCAGCAATCTGAG GCGTCACCCACCTTCTGGAACAATGCCTTCATGTTGCTGTCTGCTGTGAACCTGCCCCTCCAAGAGCATGACCTTACCAAGTTCTATGTGAAGCACACAG AGACATCAGACAAATGGAAGGTCATTCACTTGAAG GAGCACAGAAAAGCTTTCCAGGAGATGTGGCTTGGGTTCCTTAAACATAAG CTGCCCCTCAGCCTCTACAAGAAGGTACTAGTGGCTATGCATGACTCCATCCTGCCCCACCTGGCTCAGCCCACCCTCATGATTGACTTCCTCACAAGTGCTTGTGATGTGG GTGGTGCCATCAGCCTCCTGGCCTTGAACGGGCTTTTCATCCTAATCCATAAGCATAACCT GGAATACCCTGATTTCTATCAAAAGCTCTATGGCCTCCTGGATCCATCCATCTTTCACGTCAAGTACCGAGCCCGGTTCTTTCACTTGGctgacctcttcctttcctcctc TCACCTTCCCGCCTACCTGGTGGCTGCCTTTGCCAAACGCCTGGCCCGGCTGGCCCTAACAGCACCTCCTGAGGCCCTTCTTATGGTCCTGCCCTTTATCTGCAACCTGTTGCGTAGACACCCTGCCTGCCGAGTTATGGTGCATTGTCCACAGGGCATTG AGCTAGATGCTGATCCATATGACCCAATAGAGAAGGACCCAGTCAGGAGCCATGCCTTGGAGAGCTgcttgtgggagctgcag ACTCTTCAGCAGCACTACCATCCTGAGGTATCCAGAGCTGCCGGGGTCATCAACCAGGTGCTATCTGTCCCTGAGGTCAGCATTGCGCCACTCCTGGAACTTACTGCTTATGAG ATCTTTGAGCAGGACCTGAAGAAGAAGGCACCTGGGTCAGTGCCCCTGGAGTTCATCCCATCTAAAGGCCTGCTGGGCCGACAGGATCACCTCTGCACCCAGTTCTTCACTCTCACCTGA